Sequence from the Phragmites australis chromosome 11, lpPhrAust1.1, whole genome shotgun sequence genome:
TAAGTATGTTGTATGAACTTTTAGAGTGTTGTACAAACTCTATGTTAGCTGTATGGACTATTTATGTTAGTTGTATGAGCGATGTTGTTGTGTGATGAAAGAACTACATACATTGTCATACGTTATTACAACTGCATACATACTTAAAAACATTACATGATAGGTCCTAACTACATTATTACAAGTGCATACATAATTAAAAACAGAACATGATAGGTACTGACTTTATTGGTACAACTACATACACTACACCCCTCCATATTTTTCCCACAGGTGCTCGACTAGATCATCGCGAAGCTGTGAGTGAGTTTCCCTGTTAGTAATGGCTTGATGAGTTTGAAGAAATGCTTGCAGTTCAGCCGAAGGATGATGAGAAACTATTGCAACTTCTCCCATCCCATCGAAATGGTGGTCACCTTCTGCATCTCGCTCATCTTCAATgatcatattatgcatgatgaTACAAGCTGTCATGATTTGTCCTAGTGTGTCTTGATCCCAAAATCGTGCTGGTCCACGAACAATGGCAAAACGAGCTTGCAGAACTCCAAATGCTTGTTCCACCTCCTTCCTCACCGCTGCTTGTGCTTTCATAAACTATTTCCTCTTATTCCCTTGTGGAGATGGTATTGGCTTAACAAATGTGGCCCATTGAGGATATATGCCATCTGCAAGGTAAAATCCCATTGTATAATTATGACCATTGATGGTGTAGTTCACTTCTGGAGCGTGCCCTTTAGCTAGCTTTGCAAATAGATGACAACGGTgaagaacattaatatcattgtgCGACCCTGGTAAAccaaagaaggcatgccaaatccaaagatcATGTGAAGCAACGGTTTCTAGAATAATGGTGGGCTCATGCACATGGCCGGTAAACTGACCTTGCCATGCTGTAGGGCAATTCttccacttccaatgcatgcaatctatgcTCCCAAGCATACCGGGAAAACCCTTTTGCTCTCCAATTGCAAATAATCTAGCTGTATCATTATTATTTGGGGATCTCAGGTACTCATCACCAAAGACTtcaacaatagctttcacaaaCCTTTTAAGACTCTCTATAGCAGTACTTTCTCCAATCCGAATATAATCATCAGTAGCATCTGCTGCTACTCCATAAGTTAGCATCCTAAATGCTGCGGTtatcttctgcaaaggagatAACCCAAGACGTCCGTTTCTATCTCTTTTCTGcacaaaataatcatcatgttATTCTACAGCTTGCAGTATGCGAAGAAATAGAGAACGAGCCATTCTAAACCTGAAGAAAGTAATAAGAATCAACCGAACCCaagatgatgaacaaaaatgacgaacaaacaaaaacaaaccaTTTACAAACCTGCGACGAAAGAAAGTTGGACCGTAGGTAGGAGCATCTGAAAAGTAGTCTTCGTATAGCCTCCAATACCCGGCTTCTCTGTTGCGGTTGATATACTGACGTCTAGGCACGGAACCGCCAGGTCGTgcagcattcataagcacatattgagtgtgtgcttggtgtagtgtagcaagaatgagttcgttgtcatcatcctcctccgacgACGATGAATCTAAGAGAAAACGATGACTCATTTCGACCAAAGAAGGAACTACAAGGGAATGAGACTTGGTGAATGGCAACAGGAGACTGGCCGGGTATATGTAGAGTTGAAAGAAGTAGCCGTTAAAAAAAGTAGCCGTTAGAAAAATATAGTCGTTGGACAAAAGAGTAGCCGTTGGGAAAAAATAGCCGTTAGAATTAATTTGGTAGTTACAGGATAGTAGTAAAATATGGGTGTGTAAAATATATGGGGTCAAATTTAGGGGACCGGTTGGAGCGCAGAGAGAAATAGGGGGTCAGTCTAGATAGGGAGAACCTCTATATGAAGatatagggggtcaaatataGGGGATCggatggagatgctcttaggtagaatagttacaacttcacgtccagaaatgcataattgcaacacgagaagctaacactgtgagttataacttgttattcgcaaTGCGcatatcccccagttacaacccgaaacactatgagttacaacttgttaggtagaccaatTACAACTTTACGTCCacaaatgcataattgcaacacgagaagctaacactgtgagttataacttgttattcgcactgtgcacatcccccagttacaactcgaaacactgcgagttacaacttattaggtagatcagttacaacttcacgtccataaatgcataattgcaacacgggaagctaacactgtgagttacaacttgttattcgcactgggcatcctccagttacaacctgaaacactgtgagttataacctgaaatactgtgagttacaacttgtaggGTGTGCACagacatgaactacagtgagcatacctGCAAAATATACAGACAGTAtaccgtatatatatatatatgagtatattaATGAATATATGTAACAACTCAATCTCCATCATATCAAATTGGCTCATGATGTCACAGGTTAGAATATTATTGTCCACTTATGCACCTTCTCATTTGACCCTGTCAAATTAGGCATAAGTCCTGACCAAGTGGGTTGGAGAAAATTTCAACTCTCACTTAGGCACTCAGATAGTcagattagatctaaaataAGAGATTGAGTTTGCACATATGTTTACTAATATGCTCTTGTGTATTTGATATTTCGTCATAGACAAATACCTCAATATGAGTCATATATACACTAATATAAAGAACACCAGCAATGTTCTTCCCAAAATCCATAGTTTTGAGGAACAAAACACTTTTATGTGACATCCTACGCGAGAAAAATGACATATCGACGTCCTCGTATCCTTTTGCTATCAAGAACACGCACTGGGCACCTAATTACTGGTATGAAGCCCACTTTTCATAGGGTATTATAAAAAGAGTAAAATGCACTGGTGGCCCATAAACTTGTCGCGCTGTGTCAGATAGGTCCACGACCTTTTTTTTAGTTCTGGGCCGTTAAACTTGTTAAGTGGTTCATTGCAGGTCCAAACCCCATCACCAAGCTCTGGGAGCCGACATGGCCATGCCAACATGGTGGACATTTTGCGCATGAGCCCTTCAATTTTTCACACATCTGCACAACCAGCCTATAACCTAATccccactcactctctctctcgctctcactCTCGCTCACACACGCTTGGTAGGCGTAGAGGCAGAcggacttggaggtgttgatCGGCGGCGGTCGGTGTTGATCGGGACCGACTGACGACAAAGAAGGCATGATCTTCCTTAGCTGAGTCTGGATTGAGGCGACAATTGCGGTGAGGTGGAGAGGATGGTGGCCACCAGGTGGCAAAAAGGGAAACCGCCGCCCATGTATGGTAAGTAATTCGAAGACCAAATCTGTTAAATTCATCGTTCTAGGATGTAGAAGTTCTTGGCGGTCGAAAGGTTCAACTTTTGCACctaggtttagggttttggtGAAATTTATGCTAGGAAATTGATATGGAGGTTTCGGTCTTATATTGTTGCGGCTTTGGTCTTGTAGGTCCTGGGAATGATGTGTTTTCTGTTGAGTTGCATCATGACGGGTTCTTTGTTGGTCAAGGTGGGAACCGGGCTTACATAGATGAGAAAGTGGACTGGTTCGATCACTGTGAGACAGATAGTTTATCACCATTGTGGATAGATGTTTTTGTTGCTGAACTTGGGTACGAGAAGAGTCAAAGTTTGAAGACATATTGGTTGCTTCCAGGGAAGACTCTTGCAGATGGTCTGAGGGTAATTGTCAATGATGCAGATACACTTGTTATGGCATCTGTCGTGGAAAAGGTCAAGAATTTTGTTATATATTTGGATCATGATGACAATATTGTAGGCCTGAATTGAGAGGACATTGTAGCAAACCCAATTGCTACATTGCCTAAGGTTTTCAGCCCTAAAAAGGTAATCATTGTTGAGGAGAAGGTTGGTGAGAAGCTTCCTGTTTTCTATGACAATATCAAGTCAAGAAGAGTTGAACAAGGAGCTGAGGCAAAGGCTGATAGTGCAAGTGAAGACAGTGATAGTGACAGTGACCCTGATTTTGTTGACAGTGACTATGAGTTAGagcaagatgatgatgatctatttgtGGACAATGTGGATCAAGTTTTTAAAGTGAACAAGGATGGAAAGGAGCTATCTACTGATAAGGAAGTGAACAAGGATGGAGAGGAGGTATCTACTGATGAGGAAGGCATTGAATTGCCAAACTCTGATGCAGAAGGTGAACCTAGATTCAAGTTCAAAACATTTAGAGCAGAGGACATGAACAATCCTATCTTCAAGGTTGGAATGATATTTTCTTCAGTTGAGCTTCTTAGGAAGGCAATCACTGAATATAGCCTGAAGCATAGGGTGAATATCAAGATACCAAGGAATGAGAAGAAAAGGCTAGGGGCACATTGTGAACAAGGTTGTCCATGGAACCTATATGCTTCACATGATAGGAGGTGCAATGGTTTGATGGTGAAGACATATAGGGGTGACCACAACTGCCAGAAGAAATGGGTTTTGAAGAGATGCACATCCACTTGGCTAGCTGAGAAGTACTTGGAGACCTTCAGAGCAGATGATAAGATGTCCCTTACAAACTTTGCTAGGACAGTTCAAAAAGAATGGAATCTGACACCATTGAGGAGCAAGCTTGCTAGAGCTAGAAGGCTGGCAATGAAACAGATACATGGGGATGAGGTTGAGCAGTACAACAAGTTGTGGGACTGTGGGCAAGAGGTAAGGAGGTGCAATCCTGGCAGCACATTCTTCCTAAACCTGATTGGTCCAAGATTCCATACTTTGTATATGTCATTAGATGCATGCAAAGGGGGTTTTATATCTGGTTGCAGACCACTTATATGCTTAGATGGTTGCCACATAAAGACAAAGTTTGGTGGACAGCTGTTGACTGCAGTTGGGATTGATCCCAATGATTGTATCTACCCAATTGCAATAGGTGTTGATGAGGTTGAGTGCTTGAGTTCATGGAAATGGTTTCTTCAGACATTGAAAGAAGATATTCACATTGATAACACTTATCCATGGACTATCATGACTGACAAACAGAAGGTAATATAGTCTTCACTTCTATCCTTTTTTTATTGCAGCAGTGCATATCTACACTACTAATTAATTCCCTTGTCTGCCTTGGTAGGGTCTAATTCCAGCAGTGCAGCAAATCTTCCCTGATTCTGAACATAGATTCTATGTGAGGCATCTGTACTCAAACTTTCAGCAATAGTTCAAAGGTGAGAACTTGAAGAATCAACTCTGGGCTTGTGCAAGGTCTAGCTCAATTGTGGAGTGGAATAGGAACATGGACCAAATGAGGGCTCTAAACCAGGAAGCATATGAGTGGTTAAGGGAAATGGCTCCAAATACATGGGTAAGAGCTTTTTTCAGCACATTTCCTAAGTGTGACATCCTGTTAAACAACAGTTGTGAAGTCTTTAATAGCTACAtcttagaagcaagagagatgCCTATGTTAAGCATGTTGGAAAGGATCAAGGCGCAGCTTATGACCAGACATTTCAATAAGGAGAAGGAGGTAGGTGAGGTTTGGAATGGCTTTATCTGTCCAAAGATTAGGAAGAAAGTGCAGAAGAATGCAGAGCTGGCAAACACTTGTTATGCACTGCCTGCTGGCAAAGGAATATTTCAGGTGCAGGAGAGGAACTTTCAGTACATTGTGGACATTATAAGCAATACTTGTGACTGCAGAAGGTGGGATCTTACTGGTATCCCTTGCAACCATGCCATTGCATGCTTAAGACATGAAAGGATAAGTGCAGAGTTAGTGATCTCTCAATGCTACTCCACAGCAACATACCTCAAAGTATATGGACATAACATCTGGCCATGCAGAG
This genomic interval carries:
- the LOC133884025 gene encoding uncharacterized protein LOC133884025 gives rise to the protein MLTYGVAADATDDYIRIGESTAIESLKRFVKAIVEVFGDEYLRSPNNNDTARLFAIGEQKGFPGMLGSIDCMHWKWKNCPTAWQGQFTGHVHEPTIILETVASHDLWIWHAFFGLPGSHNDINVLHRCHLFAKLAKGHAPEVNYTINGHNYTMGFYLADGIYPQWATFVKPIPSPQGNKRK